A stretch of the Terriglobia bacterium genome encodes the following:
- a CDS encoding 2-oxoacid:acceptor oxidoreductase subunit alpha, translated as MAIETAANGTKPGVETLERVVIRFAGDSGDGMQLTGTQFTATAAIVGNDLATFPDYPAEIRAPAGTLPGVSGYQVNFASEDIFTPGDAPDVLVAMNPAALKVNLKDLKAGGILVVNSDAFKESDLAKAGYPGSPLEDGSLDGYRLFRVEMNRLTRSALKETGLPQRTVDRSKNFFALGMMYYLYNRPLEVSLRWIEDKFASHPEIAAANRLALKAGYAYCEASEIFQDTYEVPAARLAPGTYRNVSGNQALAMGFVAASRKSGLPLFQGSYPITPASDILHELAAYKNFGVVTFQAEDEIAAIGAALGAAFAGSLAITTTSGPGMALKSEFLGLAVMVELPIVVVDIQRGGPSTGLPTKTEQADLLQALFGRPGEAPCLVLAPRSPSDCFECAYEASRLAIRHMTPVLILSDGFIANGAEPWRIPAVEDLLPIPVSFRTDPEGFLPYARDAETLARPWAIPGTPKLEHRIGGLEKSDGAGNVSYEPLNHERMVHLRAEKIARAALDIPPAVPSGDPEGGLLVVGWGSTYGSITGAVRRARAEGRRVSQLHLRYLNPLPANLGEVLSRYDRILVPEMNLGQLAFLLRGTYLKDVASQSKVQGQPFREGEIYDRIREMA; from the coding sequence ATGGCCATCGAGACGGCAGCCAACGGGACCAAGCCCGGCGTCGAAACGCTGGAGCGCGTCGTGATCCGGTTCGCCGGCGACTCCGGCGACGGCATGCAGCTCACCGGGACGCAGTTCACCGCGACCGCCGCCATCGTCGGCAACGATCTGGCCACGTTCCCCGACTACCCCGCCGAGATCCGCGCCCCGGCCGGGACGCTCCCCGGTGTTTCCGGGTACCAGGTCAACTTCGCCTCGGAGGACATCTTCACCCCCGGCGACGCGCCGGACGTCCTGGTGGCCATGAACCCCGCCGCGCTCAAGGTCAATCTCAAGGACCTCAAGGCGGGCGGCATCCTCGTCGTGAACTCGGACGCGTTCAAGGAATCCGACCTCGCGAAGGCAGGCTACCCGGGGAGCCCGCTCGAGGACGGCTCCCTCGACGGGTACCGGCTCTTCCGGGTCGAGATGAACCGCCTCACCCGGTCGGCGCTTAAGGAGACCGGGCTGCCGCAACGGACGGTGGACCGCTCGAAGAACTTCTTCGCCCTGGGGATGATGTACTACCTGTACAACCGTCCCCTCGAGGTCTCCCTTCGGTGGATCGAGGACAAGTTCGCCTCGCACCCCGAGATCGCCGCCGCCAACCGGCTGGCGCTCAAGGCCGGGTACGCGTACTGCGAGGCGAGCGAGATCTTCCAGGACACCTACGAGGTACCGGCCGCCCGCCTGGCGCCGGGGACGTACCGGAACGTCAGCGGGAACCAGGCGCTCGCGATGGGCTTCGTCGCCGCGTCGAGGAAGAGCGGGCTCCCGCTCTTCCAGGGGTCGTACCCGATCACGCCGGCGTCCGACATCCTGCACGAGCTGGCCGCGTACAAGAACTTCGGCGTGGTCACGTTTCAGGCGGAGGACGAGATCGCGGCGATCGGCGCCGCGCTGGGCGCCGCGTTCGCGGGGTCGCTGGCGATCACCACGACCAGCGGGCCGGGCATGGCGCTCAAGAGCGAATTCCTGGGGCTCGCGGTGATGGTGGAGCTGCCGATCGTGGTCGTGGACATCCAGCGCGGCGGCCCCTCGACCGGCCTCCCGACCAAGACGGAGCAGGCGGACCTCCTCCAGGCCCTCTTCGGGCGGCCCGGCGAGGCCCCTTGTCTCGTCCTCGCTCCACGCTCCCCCTCCGACTGCTTCGAGTGCGCCTACGAGGCCAGCCGCCTCGCGATCCGGCACATGACCCCGGTGTTGATCCTGTCCGACGGGTTCATCGCGAACGGGGCCGAGCCGTGGAGGATACCGGCGGTCGAGGATCTGCTGCCGATCCCGGTGAGCTTCAGGACCGATCCCGAGGGCTTCCTCCCCTACGCCCGCGACGCCGAGACCCTGGCCCGCCCCTGGGCGATCCCTGGCACGCCCAAACTCGAGCACCGGATCGGCGGGCTCGAGAAGTCGGACGGCGCCGGGAACGTCTCGTACGAGCCGCTGAACCACGAGCGGATGGTCCACCTGAGGGCCGAGAAGATCGCGCGGGCCGCGCTCGACATCCCGCCGGCGGTCCCCTCGGGCGATCCGGAGGGCGGGTTGCTCGTGGTCGGCTGGGGCTCCACGTACGGCTCGATTACGGGCGCGGTCCGCCGCGCCCGCGCGGAAGGGCGGCGCGTCAGCCAACTGCACCTCCGCTACCTGAATCCGCTACCCGCAAACCTCGGCGAGGTGCTTTCGCGGTACGACCGGATCCTGGTCCCCGAGATGAACCTGGGGCAGCTCGCGTTCCTGCTCCGCGGGACGTACCTCAAGGACGTCGCCTCCCAGTCGAAAGTCCAGGGTCAGCCCTTCCGCGAGGGGGAGATCTACGACCGCATCCGCGAGATGGCGTAG